The window GGGCCGTATCTGAAGGATGCGCGGGTGGGGCGCGGACATGGGGATTCTCCCGGATCGGAGAGTGTGCTGGTCAGCGGCCAAACCGTCACGCACCCGCCGGGCCGGTGGTGAAGAACTCGATCGTCTTCTCCAGGCCGCCCTCGCCGAACATGGTCTCCAGGCTGCTGGCGGACTCGGCGGCGGACGCCTCGCTGCGGGGGAAGAGTGCCTCCTCGTACGCGGCCAGGCCGGCCTCGACGTCGCCTGCGTGAGCCGCGATGGCCCGGCCGAGTTCCGCGCCGTCGAGCATGGCCAGGTTGGCGCCCTCCCCGGCGAAGGGGGACATCAGGTGGGCGGCGTCGCCCAGCAGTGTCACGCCCGGCACCCGGTCCCAGCGGTGTCCGATGGGCAGGGCGTGGATGCGGCGGGGAGTGAGCGGGCCGTCGGCATCGGCGACAAGGCCACGCAGGCCCTCGTCCCAGCCCTCGAAGTGTGCGAGGACCGCCGCCTTGGCGGCTGCCGTGTCGCCGAAGTCGACCGTGTCCAGCCAGCCCTCGTCGGCCTTGAGGGCGGTGTAGACGTGGAGGCTGCCGTCGGTCTCCCGGTGGGCGAGGAAGCCGCGCTGGTCGCCGAGGCAGATGAAGAACCCGCCACCGATGGCGGCGGCGCTGCGCGGGTGGCGGCCATCTGCGTCCAGGAGGTCGGTCTCCACGAACGAGATGCCGGTGTAGGCAGGCCTGGCGTTCGAGACCAGTGGCCGGATCCGCGACCAGGCGCCGTCGGCGCCGACCAACAGGTCGGTGGTCATGGTGGAGCCGTCGGCGAAGGCCACCTCGTGGCGTCCGTCGCCCAGCGGACGCGCGCCGGTCACCTTGCTGCCCCAGCGGATCATGTCGCCCGGCAGGGAGTTCAGCAGCAGGTCGCGCAGATCGCCCCGGTCCACCTCGGGGCGGTCACCGCTGTCGTCGTCCTCCTTGGAGACGTGGACAGTGCCGTCGGCGCCAACAAGGCGCATGGCCTGGCCGCCCTCGTGGATGATCTTGCAGAAGTCGTCGTAAAGGCCGGCGGCATGCAGTGCTTTCTGGCCGTTCTCCTCATGGATGTCGAGCATGCCGCCCTGCGTGCGGGCCTCCGCGGACGCCTCCAGCTCGAAGAGCGTCGCCTCGATGCCGGCCGTGTGCAGGACCCGGGCGGCGGTGAG is drawn from Streptomyces sp. NBC_01717 and contains these coding sequences:
- a CDS encoding FAD-dependent oxidoreductase, coding for MSTHYPIAIIGGGLGGLTAARVLHTAGIEATLFELEASAEARTQGGMLDIHEENGQKALHAAGLYDDFCKIIHEGGQAMRLVGADGTVHVSKEDDDSGDRPEVDRGDLRDLLLNSLPGDMIRWGSKVTGARPLGDGRHEVAFADGSTMTTDLLVGADGAWSRIRPLVSNARPAYTGISFVETDLLDADGRHPRSAAAIGGGFFICLGDQRGFLAHRETDGSLHVYTALKADEGWLDTVDFGDTAAAKAAVLAHFEGWDEGLRGLVADADGPLTPRRIHALPIGHRWDRVPGVTLLGDAAHLMSPFAGEGANLAMLDGAELGRAIAAHAGDVEAGLAAYEEALFPRSEASAAESASSLETMFGEGGLEKTIEFFTTGPAGA